The sequence AAAAGCTGCAGCATGTAACTTTTTAGGTAACCCGACCAAATCCACATAGAAATATGAGTTATAGAAAGCAAGCAACTCatcgaaagcaagtctaagaagcagtagatatgttctatgtgcgctatttctatgacTCCCTTAAGTTTAATTTTGTGGCTTTTACTTTTGGGTTTGTACAGCGGTTTCAAACAGCTgacaatatatttcacagtggtttaaaTGGTAGAATGATTATCTATGCtatacattgcttgttttgtcacaaactaaaattaggcaaactattcgaattttagcaaccagaaaATGGTAagcaatttctgcatattgcacctttaaccaTTACATAAATTGTCCATGATGACATTCCCCTTTCCCCAGATCATCTATTTTCTTTGTCTGTTGCCTCTTCTCCCTCAGTGTGGGTCTTCTGGTGTGCCTTTAGGTTGCTCTCCCGGCCAAAGGTCATGCCGCAGGTGGGGCAGTTGTGTTGGCCGTAGCCGTGAGCCATGGCCATGTGGTCTTTGAGCTGCTCCGGTCGAGTATAGCTCTCTTCACACTCAGAGCGGGGGTGAGTCTTGAGAGGTGGCCGCCTGTGCTTCTCCTTCTTGTGGGCCCGGAGAAGGGCAACAGAGGAGAACATGAGGTCACACTCAGCTTCAGGACAGGGAATTTGGAGCTCCTCCTTATGGGTTAGACCTGGTCGTTTCCCTCCTTTTGCCACAAGCTCCTCTCCTCCATCGTCAGCTTTCCCACTCTTCTCTCCATTAGCTGCCTCTCGCTCAGCAGACTTTGGCTCGGCCACAGACACTTTCTTGGGAGGGCTTCCGCGTGTTTTGGCTGGGACTTTTGCGTCGCAATGCCAATGACCCACAAAGTTCTCCTGGTGCAGCACAAGCTCCACCTCCATCTCAAACTTGCGGCCGCACTTGCCACAACGATGAGTCTTGGTgtcatcatcctcctcttccatcaGCTGGGGGTGCTGGGTGAGGCAGTGGGTGTGTAACTGGTTTGGGCCCCGCAATACCATGCCACAGTTCTTGCAGGCACACCGACGCTCCTTGCACAGCTGTCGCCGGtggactgtcaactgtgagagacaTCAAGTGACAAAAAATTACAAAGAGGTTCAGGCAGGGTTTCCGTTATGAAAATGTAGCGCCAGACATTCGCCTGGCAGCATTTTAATTTACccgacatttaaaaaaatgtaccggacccatatgcattggtTGGGTAATATGATTAGGGCTTCCACCTACGATTCTTAGAATGACAGAAAACACATTCAGTTTATGGCAATTcatcttaacagaacatgcaacagGGTGCCTTATTCTTACCGAACTCCCATGAGCAATCTGAAGATATTAGAATACATAGAGGGCTCGTCCATAAGGCTCGGGGAAGCTGAGCTTTACCGAAAGTTAATTGAATTTCCAAAATGATACATCCTAATTAGCATACTGTCTATACAGAAATACATTCAATGATTCAAAATAGGCTACTACACCAGAAAGCATGATTTTGCCATAGAGGATCATTAACTTATTTAAAAATCAAAAGCTGTTGATTGTTTAAAATGACATAGCCTACAGTCGGAAGGGCCCGCAATTTGGGTGATTGACAAGTTGagactgtcagtgaaaagcataGAGACCCAGCCAGGCAGACCATAATATTTAAAAATACAATTGCAGAAAAACTGTTTGGAAAACAAATGGCTATTGCTGTAAAGAGAAGACAATGAAAAGTCTCCAATCTGTCTTTTAGTTATGAAAATGTTAAACTTAATTAAGCAAAGAGTAGCCTATCTTATTGGCACCAGCAAAGAATATTGGCCATGTCCTCAGTAAGTGTCCATATTTACTGTCTTTATCATTGGGTTAGTGCCACTTCTTGTTTAATACAATAATTTCTCCTTCAGGTTAGATGGATGTCAAATTGTATTTGTGTCTCTCCTTTTCATAGGCCTAATATATGACTCGGACAATGttgtttttattgatctgtttgtTAGGGTCAGCAGAGAAGGTTACCCTGTAATTTGTGTCATATTAAAGAAGATTCTGCTCATGTCTCCAGTCATATAAAGGGTCACAATCACAGTATTTTCAGTATAGAGTTATTAGCAGCAATATTTTATGGTCTCAAGCCAGTGAGTTCATTAACATTCTTCATCAATAATATTGTCAAAATTGTTTTCTTAAAAATGGTGGGAATGTTGTTCTCCTGTCATAGAAATCGCTACATTTACTATCAATACAGCAT comes from Oncorhynchus gorbuscha isolate QuinsamMale2020 ecotype Even-year linkage group LG24, OgorEven_v1.0, whole genome shotgun sequence and encodes:
- the LOC124013168 gene encoding zinc finger protein 2-like isoform X2, with product MFCWVDSGVKMEFGNVMLDIEQVVVGEEVMTSTTASIIKPQTVPALQPYQHDSVQCFQCFITFCDAKSKERHMRKSHREEYKQSLQQTDTLFTCYVCDRTFSSSEELTQHQASHSLEDKAFRCTHCQGSFRTFSELTVHRRQLCKERRCACKNCGMVLRGPNQLHTHCLTQHPQLMEEEDDDTKTHRCGKCGRKFEMEVELVLHQENFVGHWHCDAKVPAKTRGSPPKKVSVAEPKSAEREAANGEKSGKADDGGEELVAKGGKRPGLTHKEELQIPCPEAECDLMFSSVALLRAHKKEKHRRPPLKTHPRSECEESYTRPEQLKDHMAMAHGYGQHNCPTCGMTFGRESNLKAHQKTHTEGEEATDKENR
- the LOC124013168 gene encoding zinc finger protein 594-like isoform X1; this translates as MYTELLLMSISPGSKWRRLNAQSCLFELLAYSSDTHATIGLFTVCKSRTELWEVHSTTQIHDDMEFYPTSSVKMEFGNVMLDIEQVVVGEEVMTSTTASIIKPQTVPALQPYQHDSVQCFQCFITFCDAKSKERHMRKSHREEYKQSLQQTDTLFTCYVCDRTFSSSEELTQHQASHSLEDKAFRCTHCQGSFRTFSELTVHRRQLCKERRCACKNCGMVLRGPNQLHTHCLTQHPQLMEEEDDDTKTHRCGKCGRKFEMEVELVLHQENFVGHWHCDAKVPAKTRGSPPKKVSVAEPKSAEREAANGEKSGKADDGGEELVAKGGKRPGLTHKEELQIPCPEAECDLMFSSVALLRAHKKEKHRRPPLKTHPRSECEESYTRPEQLKDHMAMAHGYGQHNCPTCGMTFGRESNLKAHQKTHTEGEEATDKENR
- the LOC124013168 gene encoding zinc finger protein 594-like isoform X3, translating into MEFGNVMLDIEQVVVGEEVMTSTTASIIKPQTVPALQPYQHDSVQCFQCFITFCDAKSKERHMRKSHREEYKQSLQQTDTLFTCYVCDRTFSSSEELTQHQASHSLEDKAFRCTHCQGSFRTFSELTVHRRQLCKERRCACKNCGMVLRGPNQLHTHCLTQHPQLMEEEDDDTKTHRCGKCGRKFEMEVELVLHQENFVGHWHCDAKVPAKTRGSPPKKVSVAEPKSAEREAANGEKSGKADDGGEELVAKGGKRPGLTHKEELQIPCPEAECDLMFSSVALLRAHKKEKHRRPPLKTHPRSECEESYTRPEQLKDHMAMAHGYGQHNCPTCGMTFGRESNLKAHQKTHTEGEEATDKENR